One part of the Streptomyces sp. AM 2-1-1 genome encodes these proteins:
- a CDS encoding glycosyltransferase family 2 protein, producing MNETLIPDVSVIIGAYEAMPYLTRCLQSVEAQTLPADRFELIAVDDGSKDGTGAYLDEFAARTNIPTTVIHQANSGGPSGPRNVGLARARGRFVFFLDADDFLGFEALERMVALADKAGTDVVLGKMVGVNRGAAGSMWGRHDEERVDLYSSRVIYTLSAQKLFRRDLLVRHGITFDETMSTGEDSLFTMEAYLRGAGVSVVSEYVCYYLVGRDDGLHVTRSGGYEPRFAALKAMVELIAGLVPAGPERDYLMARPFTVGLIQQFGPAILKESEEVRAHKLELAAPITAYWTPGVAKLIKVNERLRLECVARGRLDLLADVHRYLAARHTPKVVRADRGDAAYLAYPHFRKPEAGLPDEVFEMTVPEWSTSKRLQAPPRPKPGQGKPAPTLAHRVVRRVRRDMRRWKSSV from the coding sequence GTGAACGAAACTCTAATTCCGGACGTCAGCGTGATCATCGGCGCTTATGAAGCGATGCCCTACCTCACCCGGTGCCTCCAGTCCGTGGAGGCACAGACCCTTCCCGCCGACCGCTTCGAACTCATCGCGGTCGACGACGGTTCGAAGGACGGTACCGGCGCCTACCTGGACGAGTTCGCCGCACGCACCAACATCCCCACCACCGTGATCCACCAGGCCAACTCGGGCGGCCCGAGCGGCCCGCGCAACGTGGGCCTCGCCCGCGCGCGCGGCCGGTTCGTCTTCTTCCTCGACGCCGACGACTTCCTCGGCTTCGAAGCGCTCGAACGCATGGTCGCCCTCGCCGACAAGGCCGGCACCGACGTGGTGCTCGGCAAGATGGTGGGGGTCAACCGGGGCGCCGCCGGGTCCATGTGGGGGCGCCACGACGAGGAGCGCGTCGACCTCTACTCCTCCCGCGTCATCTACACCCTCAGCGCCCAGAAGCTCTTCCGCCGCGACCTGCTGGTCCGGCACGGGATCACCTTCGACGAGACGATGAGCACCGGGGAGGACTCCCTCTTCACCATGGAGGCGTACCTCAGGGGCGCCGGCGTCTCCGTCGTCTCCGAATACGTCTGCTACTACCTCGTGGGACGCGACGACGGCCTGCACGTCACCCGTTCCGGGGGTTACGAGCCCCGGTTCGCCGCACTGAAGGCGATGGTGGAGCTGATCGCCGGGCTGGTGCCCGCGGGCCCGGAGCGCGACTACCTGATGGCGCGCCCGTTCACCGTGGGACTGATCCAGCAGTTCGGACCGGCGATCCTCAAGGAGAGCGAGGAGGTCCGCGCCCACAAGCTGGAACTGGCCGCCCCGATCACCGCGTACTGGACCCCGGGCGTCGCGAAGCTGATCAAGGTGAACGAACGCCTCCGGCTCGAATGCGTGGCCCGCGGCCGCCTGGACCTGCTCGCCGACGTCCACCGGTACCTCGCGGCCCGGCACACGCCGAAGGTCGTCCGGGCGGACCGGGGGGACGCCGCCTACCTCGCGTACCCGCACTTCCGCAAGCCCGAGGCGGGCCTGCCGGACGAGGTGTTCGAGATGACGGTGCCGGAATGGTCCACCAGCAAGCGGCTGCAGGCGCCCCCGCGGCCGAAGCCGGGTCAGGGCAAGCCCGCCCCCACGCTGGCGCACCGGGTGGTCCGCCGGGTCCGCCGCGACATGAGGCGCTGGAAGTCCTCCGTGTGA
- the obgE gene encoding GTPase ObgE: MTTFVDRVELHAAAGNGGHGCASVHREKFKPLGGPDGGNGGRGGDVTLVVDQAVTTLLDYHHHPHRKATSGQPGAGDNRSGKDGQDMVLPVPDGTVVLDKEGNVLADLVGQGTTFVAGQGGRGGLGNAALASARRKAPGFALLGEPGESRDIVLELKTVADVALVGYPSAGKSSLISVLSAAKPKIADYPFTTLVPNLGVVTAGANVYTIADVPGLIPGASQGRGLGLEFLRHVERCSVLVHVLDTATLESDRDPVSDLDIIEEELRQYGGLDDRPRIVVLNKVDIPDGQELAEMIRPELEDRGYRVFEVSALAHKGLNDLSYALAGIVAEARAAKPKEEATRVVIRPKAVDDTGFTVAVDEEGIYRVRGEKPERWVRQTDFSNDEAVGYLADRLNRLGVETALMKAGARAGDGVAIGPEENAVVFDWEPTMMAGAEMLGRRGEDHRMEAPRPAAQRRRDRDAERDDSQKEYDEFDPF; the protein is encoded by the coding sequence ATGACCACCTTCGTGGACCGCGTCGAGCTGCATGCCGCCGCGGGTAACGGAGGCCACGGCTGTGCCTCCGTCCACCGTGAGAAGTTCAAGCCTCTCGGCGGACCCGACGGCGGCAACGGCGGACGCGGTGGCGACGTGACCCTCGTCGTCGATCAGGCCGTGACCACGCTGCTCGACTACCACCACCACCCCCACCGCAAGGCCACCAGCGGCCAGCCCGGCGCGGGTGACAACCGTTCGGGCAAGGACGGCCAGGACATGGTCCTGCCCGTGCCGGACGGCACCGTCGTCCTCGACAAGGAGGGCAACGTCCTCGCCGACCTCGTCGGTCAGGGGACCACCTTCGTCGCCGGACAGGGCGGCCGCGGCGGCCTCGGCAACGCCGCGCTCGCGTCGGCCCGCCGCAAGGCCCCCGGCTTCGCGCTCCTCGGCGAGCCGGGCGAGTCGCGCGACATCGTGCTGGAGCTCAAGACCGTCGCCGACGTGGCGCTGGTCGGCTACCCGAGCGCGGGCAAGTCCTCGCTGATCTCGGTGCTCTCGGCGGCCAAGCCGAAGATCGCGGACTACCCGTTCACGACCCTGGTGCCCAACCTCGGTGTCGTCACCGCCGGCGCGAACGTCTACACCATCGCCGACGTCCCCGGACTCATCCCCGGCGCCAGCCAGGGCCGCGGACTGGGCCTGGAGTTCCTCCGTCACGTCGAGCGCTGCTCGGTGCTCGTGCACGTGCTGGACACGGCGACGCTGGAGTCCGACCGGGACCCCGTCTCCGACCTCGACATCATCGAGGAGGAGCTGCGCCAGTACGGCGGCCTGGACGACCGGCCCCGCATCGTCGTCCTCAACAAGGTCGACATCCCCGACGGCCAGGAGCTGGCCGAGATGATCCGTCCGGAGCTGGAAGACCGCGGCTACCGCGTCTTCGAGGTCTCCGCCCTCGCGCACAAGGGCCTCAACGACCTCTCCTACGCCCTGGCCGGGATCGTCGCCGAGGCACGTGCCGCCAAGCCGAAGGAGGAGGCGACCCGCGTCGTCATCCGCCCGAAGGCCGTCGACGACACCGGGTTCACCGTGGCCGTCGACGAGGAGGGCATCTACCGGGTGCGCGGCGAGAAGCCGGAGCGCTGGGTGCGCCAGACCGACTTCTCCAACGACGAGGCCGTCGGTTACCTCGCGGACCGGCTGAACCGCCTCGGCGTCGAGACGGCCCTGATGAAGGCCGGAGCCCGTGCGGGCGACGGCGTGGCCATCGGCCCCGAGGAGAACGCGGTCGTCTTCGACTGGGAGCCGACGATGATGGCCGGCGCCGAGATGCTCGGCCGCCGCGGCGAGGACCACCGCATGGAGGCCCCGCGCCCCGCCGCGCAGCGTCGCCGGGACCGCGACGCCGAGCGCGACGACTCGCAGAAGGAGTACGACGAGTTCGACCCCTTCTAA
- a CDS encoding bifunctional cytidylyltransferase/SDR family oxidoreductase: MSVQHIAQARTTAVVLAGGTGQRVGLSIPKQLLKIAGKAVIEHTLSIFQQSDSIDDIIVLMAPGYVADVEKIVTKAGLTKVVKVIEGGTTRNETTERAISVLGEGLAEGEDRNVLFHDAVRPLLSQRVITDCVDALGRYDAVDVAIPSADTIIVTRTHGGDGEFITEVPDRSRLRRGQTPQGFKLSTIRRAYEVAAGDPNFQATDDCSVVLKYLPDVPIYVVAGDEYNMKVTQPVDVFITDKLFQLASTAVVSAADDAAYREALAGKTMVVFGGSYGIGADIAALAESFGAKVYALGRSTTGTHVENPEHIDDALSTAYSETGRVDYVVNTAGVLRIGKLAETDTATIQEALNVNYLAPVQIARASHKFLAESKGQLLLYTSSSYTRGRAEYSLYSSTKAAMVNLTQALSDEWAADGVRVNCVNPERTATPMRTKAFGDEPAGSLLSSEAVARTSLDVLLSEMTGHVIDVRQQDPTRGASQASGFEQALAAVLDRQADV, from the coding sequence GTGTCTGTGCAGCACATAGCCCAAGCCCGTACCACAGCAGTCGTGCTCGCCGGGGGTACCGGTCAGCGCGTGGGACTGTCCATCCCCAAGCAACTGCTGAAGATCGCAGGCAAGGCTGTCATCGAGCACACCCTGTCGATCTTCCAGCAGTCCGACTCGATCGACGACATCATCGTGCTGATGGCCCCCGGCTACGTCGCCGACGTCGAGAAGATCGTCACGAAGGCCGGCCTGACCAAGGTGGTCAAGGTCATCGAGGGCGGGACGACGCGCAACGAGACCACCGAGCGGGCGATCTCCGTGCTCGGCGAGGGCCTGGCGGAGGGCGAGGACCGCAACGTCCTCTTCCACGACGCCGTGCGCCCCCTGCTGTCGCAGCGCGTCATCACGGACTGCGTGGACGCCCTCGGACGCTACGACGCGGTCGACGTCGCCATCCCGTCCGCGGACACGATCATCGTGACCCGTACGCACGGCGGCGACGGCGAGTTCATCACCGAGGTCCCCGACCGTTCCCGCCTGCGCCGGGGCCAGACGCCGCAGGGGTTCAAGCTCTCCACCATCCGCCGGGCGTACGAGGTCGCCGCGGGCGACCCCAACTTCCAGGCCACCGACGACTGCTCGGTGGTCCTGAAGTACCTGCCCGACGTACCGATCTACGTCGTCGCGGGCGACGAGTACAACATGAAGGTGACGCAGCCGGTCGACGTCTTCATCACGGACAAGCTCTTCCAGCTGGCCTCCACGGCCGTGGTCTCGGCCGCCGACGACGCCGCCTACCGGGAGGCGCTGGCCGGGAAGACCATGGTCGTCTTCGGCGGCTCGTACGGGATCGGCGCGGACATCGCCGCCCTCGCCGAGTCGTTCGGCGCCAAGGTCTACGCCCTCGGCCGCTCCACCACCGGTACGCACGTGGAGAACCCGGAGCACATCGACGACGCGCTCTCCACGGCCTACTCGGAGACCGGCCGGGTCGACTACGTCGTCAACACCGCGGGAGTGCTGCGGATCGGCAAGCTGGCGGAGACGGACACCGCGACGATCCAGGAAGCGCTGAACGTCAACTACCTCGCGCCGGTCCAGATCGCCCGCGCCTCGCACAAGTTCCTCGCCGAGTCCAAGGGTCAGCTGCTCCTCTACACCTCCAGCAGCTACACCCGCGGCCGGGCCGAGTACAGCCTCTACTCCTCGACCAAGGCCGCCATGGTCAACCTCACCCAGGCGCTCTCGGACGAGTGGGCCGCCGACGGGGTGCGGGTGAACTGTGTGAACCCGGAGCGCACCGCCACGCCGATGCGTACCAAGGCCTTCGGCGACGAGCCCGCCGGTTCGCTGCTCTCCTCCGAGGCGGTCGCCCGCACCTCGCTCGACGTCCTGCTCTCCGAGATGACCGGCCACGTCATCGACGTCCGGCAGCAGGACCCGACCCGGGGCGCCTCCCAGGCGTCCGGCTTCGAGCAGGCGCTGGCCGCCGTCCTGGACCGACAGGCCGATGTGTAA
- the rplU gene encoding 50S ribosomal protein L21, translating to MYAIVRSGGRQHKVAVGDIVEVDKISTAKVGDTVELSTLLVVDGDAVTSDPWVLDGIKVQAEIVDHHKGAKIDILRYKNKTGYRRRQGHRQQYTAIKVTGIPAAAK from the coding sequence GTGTACGCCATCGTGCGCAGCGGTGGCCGCCAGCACAAGGTTGCTGTCGGTGACATCGTTGAGGTTGACAAGATTTCCACTGCCAAGGTTGGCGACACGGTCGAGCTCTCGACCCTGCTCGTTGTCGACGGAGACGCCGTGACCAGCGACCCGTGGGTCCTGGACGGCATCAAGGTCCAGGCGGAGATCGTGGACCACCACAAGGGTGCGAAGATCGACATCCTTCGGTACAAGAACAAGACCGGCTACCGCCGTCGCCAGGGTCACCGCCAGCAGTACACGGCGATCAAGGTCACCGGTATCCCCGCGGCTGCGAAGTAA
- a CDS encoding ribonuclease E/G, whose protein sequence is MLESTEPGTTGNNEENAPGDKLPPRRRRRAASRPAGPPSGGAAPTRDETPDVAETAVTEAAAETADPAAPARPRRRAVRKATSSAGAPQAAAEEAPVVAEAVAARAAEPVAEEAVGAPAPRARRRAVRKATAPAGAPQAEAPEEIVAETAAPAEEIVAEPVVEQAEPVAEAPRGRRRAVRKATSSAGAPQGAAEEAPVVAEAVAAPAEEPVAEEAAEAVGAPAPRARRRAVRKATAPAGAPQAEAPEEIVVETVAPAEEIVAEPVVEQTEPVAEAPRARRRASRKATSPAGAPQAAEQTEPVGEALPEAVAEELASEPEEVAETAPRGRQRRRATSPAGRPPAPDTQADAPSARPDAPASHEAAPSTRAAAPSTRAVPPSTRPEFTATEEPVRRGRRAARPAVAVFQAPVFSEPMFQTPETAAAAAAAAPPYAEPADEDEDVEDVQQQAVEAPAPVEPAGQTPRRRRRRRGEAAEAEQTVAPAEPEAEPEAEPEPEDMPETEPDEEPESADDNEYGDRPSRRRRRGGRRRRRGDAGDGDEGYESERSAPSDAPAAEQRRLDTQDEPDTGHEHDTDHDEDHHDSAAGGSSSSSRRRRRRRRRSGDAVDGVTDNGAQGSGGADDPERTVVKVREPRERRSRETAEREPGTGFDEVQSIKGSTRMEAKKQRRREGREQGRRRVPIITEAEFLARREAVERVMVVRQSGERTQIGVLEDDVLVEHYVNKEQATSYVGNVYLGKVQNVLPSMEAAFVDIGKGRNAVLYAGEVNFEALGMAHGPRRIETALKSGQSVLVQVTKDPIGHKGARLTSQVSLPGRYLVYVPEGSMTGISRKLPDTERARLKSILKKIVPEDAGVIVRTAAEGASEDELRRDVERLQGQWEEIQQKSRATGSSNAPTLLYGEPDMTVRVVRDIFNEDFSKVIVSGDDAWQTIHGYVSQVAPDLTDRLSRWTSEVDIFATYRIDEQLMKALDRKVYLPSGGSLVIDKTEAMVVVDVNTGKFTGQGGNLEETVTKNNLEAAEEIVRQLRLRDLGGIVVVDFIDMVLESNRDLVLRRLLECLGRDRTKHQVAEVTSLGLVQMTRKRVGQGLLESFSETCVHCNGRGVIVHMEQPTTSGGGGGGKRSKKRGRGGVDQGHEHGHEQDHQHDDEAHEDEHESEAEIAAEVAAPVALPEPEFVPDEELYSSPAEAEAAATRGRGRRRATRKVSAPAGAPRSAAQAPAAAQAPAAEERAAEVVEQVAEPVAPPVEEVPAAPEPEAAPQGRTRRRATRKATSPAGAPPSAAPEEPVTPAEPTAEPVAVEDPVVEASAPLVEGPAEPETVEAAAPAAPRARRRATRKATAPAGSPSGAEQAEIVVVTGTPAAQDEIAEAPAAETGDTAEEAAPAKKTAARKTAKKAPAKKAAPAKKAAPVKKAAPAKKAATAKKTTTAKKAPAKRATKKAVAAEQASAGSSEE, encoded by the coding sequence ATGCTTGAGTCGACCGAACCCGGCACGACCGGGAACAACGAAGAGAACGCCCCCGGGGACAAGCTGCCGCCGCGCCGTCGGCGCCGCGCCGCTTCCCGCCCCGCGGGCCCGCCGTCCGGCGGAGCCGCACCGACGCGCGACGAGACCCCGGACGTGGCGGAGACCGCCGTGACCGAGGCGGCCGCCGAAACCGCCGACCCGGCGGCTCCCGCCCGCCCGCGTCGTCGTGCCGTCCGCAAGGCGACGTCGTCGGCGGGTGCGCCGCAGGCCGCCGCCGAGGAAGCTCCGGTGGTGGCCGAAGCCGTCGCGGCTCGGGCCGCGGAACCCGTGGCCGAGGAGGCCGTCGGGGCTCCGGCTCCGCGGGCCCGTCGTCGTGCGGTCCGCAAGGCGACTGCCCCGGCGGGTGCGCCGCAGGCCGAGGCCCCCGAGGAGATCGTCGCCGAGACCGCCGCGCCGGCCGAGGAGATCGTGGCCGAGCCCGTCGTGGAGCAGGCCGAGCCCGTCGCCGAAGCCCCGCGCGGCCGTCGTCGCGCCGTCCGCAAGGCGACGTCGTCGGCGGGTGCGCCGCAGGGCGCCGCCGAGGAAGCTCCGGTGGTGGCAGAAGCCGTCGCGGCTCCCGCCGAAGAGCCCGTAGCCGAGGAAGCCGCCGAGGCCGTCGGGGCTCCGGCTCCGCGGGCCCGTCGTCGTGCGGTCCGCAAGGCGACCGCCCCGGCGGGTGCGCCGCAGGCCGAGGCCCCCGAGGAGATCGTCGTCGAGACCGTCGCGCCGGCCGAGGAGATCGTGGCCGAGCCCGTCGTGGAGCAGACCGAGCCCGTCGCCGAGGCACCGCGGGCCCGTCGTCGCGCGTCCCGCAAGGCGACCTCGCCCGCCGGTGCGCCGCAGGCCGCCGAGCAGACGGAGCCGGTGGGCGAGGCCCTGCCCGAGGCCGTCGCCGAGGAGCTCGCGTCCGAGCCCGAGGAGGTCGCCGAGACCGCGCCGCGCGGCCGTCAGCGCCGCCGCGCGACCTCCCCCGCCGGCCGGCCGCCGGCCCCCGACACCCAGGCGGACGCTCCTTCCGCCCGCCCGGACGCTCCCGCATCCCACGAGGCAGCCCCCTCCACCCGCGCGGCAGCTCCCTCCACCCGCGCGGTACCCCCCTCCACCCGCCCTGAGTTCACCGCCACCGAGGAGCCCGTCCGTCGCGGTCGCCGCGCCGCGCGCCCGGCCGTGGCCGTCTTCCAGGCGCCGGTCTTCTCCGAGCCCATGTTCCAGACCCCGGAGACCGCCGCCGCCGCGGCCGCCGCCGCTCCCCCCTACGCGGAGCCGGCGGACGAGGACGAGGACGTCGAGGACGTCCAGCAGCAGGCCGTCGAGGCGCCCGCACCCGTCGAACCGGCCGGCCAGACCCCGCGCCGCCGTCGCCGCCGCCGCGGTGAGGCCGCCGAGGCCGAGCAGACCGTCGCGCCGGCCGAGCCGGAGGCGGAGCCCGAGGCCGAGCCCGAGCCCGAGGACATGCCGGAGACCGAGCCCGACGAGGAGCCCGAGTCGGCCGACGACAACGAGTACGGCGACCGCCCGTCGCGCCGTCGCCGCCGCGGTGGCCGGCGCCGCCGCCGCGGTGACGCGGGCGACGGTGACGAGGGGTACGAGAGCGAGCGCTCCGCCCCGTCCGACGCGCCCGCCGCCGAGCAGCGCCGGCTCGACACCCAGGACGAGCCTGACACCGGGCACGAGCACGACACCGACCACGACGAGGACCACCACGACTCGGCGGCCGGCGGCTCCAGCAGCAGCAGCCGTCGCCGCCGCCGTCGCCGTCGCCGCAGCGGTGACGCCGTCGACGGCGTCACCGACAACGGGGCCCAGGGCTCGGGCGGTGCCGACGACCCGGAGCGTACGGTCGTCAAGGTCCGCGAGCCGCGTGAGCGCCGCAGCAGGGAGACGGCCGAGCGTGAGCCCGGCACCGGCTTCGACGAGGTCCAGTCCATCAAGGGCTCGACCCGTATGGAGGCGAAGAAGCAGCGCCGCCGCGAAGGCCGTGAGCAGGGCCGCCGACGCGTCCCGATCATCACCGAGGCCGAGTTCCTGGCACGCCGCGAGGCCGTCGAGCGGGTGATGGTCGTCCGCCAGAGCGGCGAGCGCACCCAGATCGGTGTCCTCGAGGACGACGTGCTCGTGGAGCACTACGTCAACAAGGAGCAGGCCACCAGCTACGTCGGCAACGTCTACCTGGGCAAGGTGCAGAACGTCCTGCCGTCGATGGAGGCCGCTTTCGTCGACATCGGCAAGGGCCGCAACGCCGTGCTCTACGCCGGTGAGGTCAACTTCGAGGCGCTCGGCATGGCCCACGGGCCGCGCCGCATCGAGACGGCCCTCAAGTCCGGCCAGTCGGTGCTCGTCCAGGTGACGAAGGACCCGATCGGTCACAAGGGCGCCCGTCTGACCAGCCAGGTCTCCCTGCCCGGCCGCTACCTCGTCTACGTGCCCGAGGGCTCGATGACCGGTATCAGCCGCAAGCTCCCGGACACCGAGCGCGCCCGGCTGAAGAGCATCCTCAAGAAGATCGTCCCCGAGGACGCGGGCGTCATCGTGCGCACCGCCGCCGAGGGCGCGAGCGAGGACGAGCTCCGCCGTGACGTCGAGCGCCTCCAGGGTCAGTGGGAGGAGATCCAGCAGAAGTCGCGTGCCACCGGCAGCTCCAACGCACCGACGCTGCTCTACGGCGAGCCGGACATGACCGTCCGGGTCGTGCGCGACATCTTCAACGAGGACTTCTCCAAGGTCATCGTCAGCGGTGACGACGCCTGGCAGACGATCCACGGATACGTCTCGCAGGTCGCCCCCGACCTGACGGACCGCCTGTCGCGCTGGACCTCCGAGGTCGACATCTTCGCGACGTACCGGATCGACGAGCAGCTGATGAAGGCGCTGGACCGCAAGGTCTACCTGCCGAGCGGCGGTTCGCTGGTGATCGACAAGACCGAGGCGATGGTCGTCGTCGACGTCAACACCGGCAAGTTCACCGGTCAGGGCGGCAACCTCGAAGAGACCGTCACCAAGAACAACCTGGAGGCGGCCGAGGAGATCGTGCGGCAGCTGCGGCTGCGCGACCTCGGCGGCATCGTCGTCGTGGACTTCATCGACATGGTGCTGGAGTCCAACCGCGACCTGGTGCTCCGGCGTCTGCTGGAGTGCCTGGGACGCGACCGTACGAAGCACCAGGTCGCCGAGGTGACCTCGCTGGGGCTCGTCCAGATGACCCGCAAGCGGGTCGGGCAGGGTCTGCTGGAGTCGTTCTCCGAGACCTGCGTCCACTGCAACGGACGCGGCGTGATCGTGCACATGGAGCAGCCGACGACCTCCGGTGGCGGCGGTGGCGGCAAGCGCTCCAAGAAGCGCGGCCGCGGCGGCGTGGACCAGGGCCACGAGCACGGTCACGAGCAGGACCACCAGCACGACGACGAGGCCCACGAGGACGAGCACGAGTCCGAGGCCGAGATCGCGGCCGAGGTGGCCGCGCCGGTGGCGCTGCCCGAGCCGGAGTTCGTCCCGGACGAGGAGTTGTACAGCAGCCCCGCCGAGGCGGAGGCGGCGGCCACCCGTGGCCGCGGACGCCGTCGGGCGACCCGCAAGGTGTCGGCCCCGGCGGGTGCCCCCCGGAGTGCCGCTCAGGCACCGGCCGCCGCTCAGGCACCGGCCGCCGAGGAGCGGGCTGCCGAGGTCGTGGAGCAGGTGGCGGAGCCGGTCGCTCCGCCGGTGGAGGAGGTTCCGGCCGCCCCCGAGCCCGAGGCCGCGCCCCAGGGCCGTACGCGCCGCAGGGCGACCCGTAAGGCGACCTCACCGGCGGGTGCCCCGCCGTCGGCCGCCCCTGAGGAGCCGGTGACCCCGGCGGAGCCCACCGCCGAACCGGTCGCCGTGGAGGACCCGGTCGTCGAGGCGTCCGCGCCTCTCGTCGAGGGACCGGCCGAGCCGGAGACCGTCGAGGCAGCGGCCCCGGCCGCGCCGCGGGCGCGTCGCCGGGCGACCCGTAAGGCGACCGCTCCGGCGGGCTCGCCGTCCGGTGCCGAGCAGGCCGAGATCGTCGTCGTGACGGGTACGCCCGCCGCGCAGGACGAGATCGCCGAGGCACCCGCCGCCGAAACCGGTGACACGGCCGAGGAGGCGGCGCCCGCCAAGAAGACGGCGGCGCGCAAGACCGCCAAGAAGGCGCCCGCGAAGAAGGCGGCGCCGGCCAAGAAGGCGGCTCCCGTGAAGAAGGCGGCCCCGGCCAAGAAGGCGGCGACCGCGAAGAAGACGACGACGGCCAAGAAGGCGCCGGCGAAGCGGGCGACGAAGAAGGCCGTCGCAGCCGAGCAGGCGTCGGCCGGTTCGTCCGAGGAGTGA
- the rpmA gene encoding 50S ribosomal protein L27, which translates to MAHKKGASSTRNGRDSNAQRLGVKRFGGQAVNAGEILVRQRGTHFHPGTGVGRGGDDTLFALTAGAVEFGTHRGRKVVNIVPVAA; encoded by the coding sequence ATGGCACACAAGAAGGGCGCATCGTCCACTCGGAACGGGCGCGACTCCAATGCTCAGCGGCTCGGCGTGAAGCGCTTCGGCGGTCAGGCCGTCAACGCCGGTGAGATCCTGGTCCGCCAGCGCGGTACCCACTTCCACCCGGGCACGGGCGTCGGCCGCGGCGGCGACGACACGCTGTTCGCGCTGACCGCCGGTGCGGTGGAGTTCGGCACGCACCGCGGCCGCAAGGTCGTCAACATCGTTCCCGTCGCCGCCTGA
- a CDS encoding glucose-1-phosphate thymidylyltransferase, with protein sequence MKALVLSGGAGTRLRPITHTSAKQLVPVANKPVLFYGLEAIADAGITEVGIIVGDTAAEIREAVGDGSALGIKATYIPQDAPLGLAHAVLIARDFLGDDDFVMYLGDNFIVGGITGLVEGFRDDRPDAQILLTRVPNPTSFGVAELDAQGRVVALEEKPKEPKSDLALVGVYLFTPAIHEAVRSIEPSWRGELEITHAIQWLIDQERNVRSTTISGYWKDTGNVTDMLEVNRSVLETVEPTVEGAEVDEHSEIIGRVRIEPGAKVTGSRIVGPAIIGAGSVISDAYVGPFTSVSEGCRIEDSEIEYSIVLRGASITGVRRVEASLIGRDVEVTPAPRNPSAHRLVLGDHSKVQISS encoded by the coding sequence GTGAAGGCACTCGTACTCTCCGGCGGGGCGGGCACCCGCCTGCGCCCGATCACCCACACGTCCGCGAAGCAACTGGTACCGGTCGCCAACAAGCCGGTGCTCTTCTACGGGCTCGAAGCGATCGCCGACGCGGGCATCACCGAGGTCGGCATCATCGTGGGCGACACCGCCGCCGAGATCCGGGAAGCGGTCGGGGACGGCTCGGCACTCGGCATCAAGGCCACCTACATCCCGCAGGACGCGCCGCTCGGCCTGGCGCACGCGGTACTCATCGCGCGCGACTTCCTGGGCGACGACGACTTCGTGATGTACCTCGGCGACAACTTCATCGTCGGCGGCATCACCGGCCTGGTCGAGGGATTCCGCGACGACCGCCCCGACGCGCAGATCCTGCTGACCCGGGTCCCGAACCCGACCTCCTTCGGCGTCGCCGAACTGGACGCCCAGGGACGCGTCGTCGCCCTGGAGGAGAAGCCGAAGGAGCCGAAGAGCGACCTCGCCCTCGTCGGCGTCTACCTCTTCACCCCGGCGATCCACGAGGCGGTCCGCTCGATCGAGCCGTCCTGGCGCGGCGAGCTGGAGATCACCCACGCCATCCAGTGGCTGATCGACCAGGAGCGCAACGTCCGCTCGACCACCATCTCCGGCTACTGGAAGGACACCGGCAACGTCACCGACATGCTGGAGGTCAACCGGTCCGTCCTGGAGACCGTCGAGCCGACCGTGGAAGGCGCGGAGGTGGACGAGCACAGCGAGATCATCGGCCGCGTGCGGATCGAGCCCGGCGCCAAGGTCACCGGCAGCCGCATCGTCGGGCCCGCGATCATCGGAGCCGGCTCCGTGATCAGCGACGCGTACGTCGGTCCCTTCACCTCGGTCTCCGAGGGCTGCCGGATCGAGGACAGCGAGATCGAGTACTCCATCGTGCTCCGGGGTGCCTCCATCACCGGTGTCCGCCGCGTGGAGGCGTCGCTCATCGGCCGCGACGTCGAGGTCACCCCGGCGCCCCGCAACCCCTCAGCCCACCGACTCGTCCTCGGCGACCACAGCAAGGTGCAGATCTCCTCATGA